A genomic segment from Leptolyngbya boryana PCC 6306 encodes:
- the clpP gene encoding ATP-dependent Clp endopeptidase proteolytic subunit ClpP, which yields MIPTVIETSGRGERAFDIYSRLLRERIVFLGSAIDSDVANLVVAQLLFLEAEDPEKDIYLYINSPGGSVSAGMGIYDTIKQIGPDVSTICVGFAASMGAFLLSAGTKGKRMSLPHSRIMIHQPLGGAQGQATDIEIQAKEILYLKKRLNTILADHTGQPLERIEQDTERDFFMSATEAKDYGLVDQVIDRKPSATRPAVVK from the coding sequence ATGATTCCTACCGTTATTGAAACCTCCGGACGCGGCGAACGCGCCTTTGATATCTACTCTCGACTCTTACGGGAGCGAATTGTGTTCCTCGGTAGCGCGATCGATTCCGATGTCGCCAATTTGGTCGTAGCTCAACTGCTGTTTCTCGAAGCCGAAGATCCCGAAAAAGATATCTATCTCTACATCAATTCTCCGGGTGGCTCGGTGTCAGCCGGGATGGGCATCTACGATACGATCAAGCAAATCGGCCCTGACGTTTCGACGATTTGTGTCGGGTTTGCCGCTTCAATGGGTGCATTTCTCCTGAGTGCTGGCACTAAGGGCAAACGGATGAGCCTGCCTCACTCGCGGATTATGATTCACCAACCGCTCGGTGGTGCTCAAGGACAAGCGACGGATATCGAAATTCAAGCGAAAGAAATTCTGTATCTCAAGAAGCGCTTGAATACGATTCTCGCGGATCACACAGGTCAACCGCTTGAGCGAATCGAACAGGATACAGAGCGCGACTTCTTTATGTCTGCCACAGAAGCGAAGGACTATGGATTGGTGGATCAAGTCATCGATCGTAAGCCTTCTGCTACTCGTCCCGCCGTTGTGAAATAG
- the ygfZ gene encoding CAF17-like 4Fe-4S cluster assembly/insertion protein YgfZ: MTQVEGAVFYDRSSWGRIQVSDADRLNFLHNQSTNTFNLRKPGEGCDTVFVTSTARTIDLATAYILEDSVILLVSPGLTEKLMKFLDRYIFFADKVKLADITAETQTVSVLGSKSHDIVKELGAAELIAQPYGTHCLVDGIRIAVGSGLATEGYTLISDRAIDLTSKLKDLGATEIDDQAWNQLRVEQGRPMPGTELTDDYNPLEAGLWHTISWNKGCYIGQETIARLDAYNGVKQNLWGIKLNQAVEPGTVVSIADEKVGKITSVVDSIGLAYIRTKAGGAGLQTDLGEIVALPYLTREKQN, from the coding sequence ATGACTCAAGTTGAAGGTGCTGTTTTTTACGATCGCTCATCCTGGGGACGCATCCAAGTCTCAGATGCTGATCGCCTCAATTTTCTCCACAATCAAAGCACCAATACATTTAATCTCAGAAAACCCGGCGAAGGTTGCGATACTGTCTTCGTCACTTCAACGGCTAGAACGATCGATCTCGCAACGGCGTACATTCTAGAAGATTCGGTGATTTTGCTCGTTTCACCTGGTTTGACTGAAAAGCTGATGAAGTTTCTCGATCGCTATATATTCTTCGCAGATAAAGTGAAACTTGCTGATATCACTGCCGAGACTCAAACAGTCTCAGTCTTGGGTTCAAAGAGCCATGACATTGTCAAAGAACTGGGTGCAGCCGAGTTGATCGCTCAGCCTTACGGAACGCACTGCCTTGTCGACGGAATTCGGATTGCGGTTGGTAGTGGACTTGCGACGGAAGGATATACCTTAATCAGCGATCGAGCAATTGATCTCACGTCAAAGCTCAAAGATTTGGGCGCAACTGAAATTGATGATCAAGCCTGGAATCAGCTACGAGTTGAACAAGGTCGTCCAATGCCGGGAACTGAATTGACCGATGATTACAATCCTTTAGAAGCCGGATTGTGGCATACGATTTCATGGAATAAAGGGTGCTATATCGGACAAGAAACAATTGCCCGTCTGGATGCCTATAACGGCGTGAAACAAAACCTCTGGGGCATCAAGCTCAATCAAGCGGTCGAACCTGGAACAGTTGTGTCGATCGCGGATGAAAAAGTTGGAAAAATTACCAGTGTTGTAGACTCGATTGGGCTTGCCTATATTCGCACCAAAGCAGGTGGAGCAGGATTACAGACTGATCTCGGTGAGATTGTTGCACTCCCGTATTTGACGCGTGAAAAACAGAATTGA